The sequence below is a genomic window from Gossypium hirsutum isolate 1008001.06 chromosome A11, Gossypium_hirsutum_v2.1, whole genome shotgun sequence.
ctcaattcttttTTATTGTTGGGAATCAGAGGACAAGAGGGCCGAGTATAACATGTTCTCTTTGGAAGCTTTTGCTTGAATATAGTGCAGTTCTGAAGACTGATGAACTTGTGTTTTTGTGGTTTATAGGTTGCTTCCTATGAATTTACTACATTGACTTGTATCCCAGGTGTGATCATGTATAGAGGGGCTAAAATCCAGGTACTTCTTTATTTAACAAAGATTGATGTATTTTTTTGCGGTTTTCCTGGTTGATTAAATTTTAGTCATGGTATTTGGATAATTGATGTTTCCCTTTTGTCTTGCATGCTATTTTACCCTTGAGAGTGATGTACAAAATGACACAAAGCAAGACGCAGTTCTTAGTTCTGTTTAGATATTCCATAAAGTTGAATTTGTCAGGATTTGCATAGGTTTAAGGTTCATATTCTGAAATACCTTTTAGTTTTAAGTTAATGTTTTTAAATCAGTGTCTCGTTATGCTTTAGTTTTCAAGTATTTGCTGTCATCTGATGCCTTAACTATCATGAGAGCTATGCTATTTGCATTGAATTTGTGGTAAATCATAATGCGGCACTATAATAAGTCTCATATATTTTCCCTCTTACGACATCATGATGCTTGATATTTGTTAGATAACCTTTTtcttgaatatgaaaaactcatTAATCCCTCTGTTATTATGATTTGCAGTTGTTGGATCTTCCGGGTATTATCGAGGGTGCTAAAGATGGCAAGGGTAGAGGGAGACAGGTGAACACAATTAGTTTTGTCTGAGATAGATGATTTTATGCTATCATTACTTATATGCTTAGCTTTAAAATTACTTTTGATTTACAACTTAGAATGGTAATTTTGCATTTCTATggtttaatgtttatttattttagttttattcttttattattattattattattagtgctTCTATTGCTTGTATGACTAgctattaatttattttggttttgcaACTTAGAATGGTTCTTTTGTTATGTTAATGCTATGCCAGTGTCATTAAAGATTATGCACTTGAGCAGAGGGGATCTCATCGAGCTAATTTGTACATGTTGTCATGAATGTCTGAGAATAGTATgattatatgtcaaatattttcTGAAAATTGTTGTGGCCCATAGCATTATTGCTTTTCAGTTTAGATGCTGCTGATTTCTGATCTTCCATTTCATGCTTATGCATTGTTGCAAGTATTTTAAAGAAATGCTATTTTATCCAGGTTATCAGCACTGCCAGGACATGTAATTGTATATTAATTGTTCTTGATGCAATAAAACCAATAACTCACAAGCGTCTTATCGAGAAAGAGCTTGAAGGCTTTGGTATAAGGTAACATTCATACCTTTCTTTTGCCTCCTGGTGGTTTCACCTTGATAATTCTCGGGCCTATTTtgcatattcttttttttttctcattttttatatattttttctttctaagCAAGTTTGGTTTATTAGCCACTTACTGCCTATACATGTCCTTCAATGTGGAGATCATTGAGGAATAGGAAATTATAACAATGGCACTTTAAAAAAGTATACATGCCTATAGAACTTTTATCTGGAGATCACagatgattttaaaatttatcttgaAGGACTTCTAGTTCAATAAATAATGTTGATGTCAAAATAGGGCCAGATCAGATTTTTGACTCATTTGGAATTTAGTATAACATGGGTCAGTTCTtgctaataattgaaatatagTAGTATATGTCTAGGAGCATCCATATTTCCTTGTTGCTACCGTTCTTCAGCTGCATGTATATGGTGGTTTTAAAATCCCATTTGTAGCAGTACTTTATTTCTGAAACTCTGTACCATTTTCTAGCTTCATTCTTGCTTTAAAAGTATCTCAGCTTATTCTGCTGTCTAACTATTTTTGTTTTGTTGGGGGCAGGTTGAACAAGGAACCACCTAATTTGACATTCAGAAAGAAGGACAAGGGTGGTATTAATTTCACCTCCACTGTTACTAATACTCACCTGGACCTTGACACTGTAAAGGCAATATGTAGTGAATACCGAATTCACAATGCTGATATCACTCTAAGGTATGATGCAACTGCTGATGATCTAATAGATGTCATTGAAGGCAGTAGGATATATATGCCTTGCATCTATGTGGTGAACAAGATTGATCAGATTACACTTGAAGAGCTGGAAATATTAGATAAACTTCCTCATTACTGCCCAATCAGGTAATTTCCCCCTAATCCTTTGGGAAATTGTCTGACTGTCCTTTTGCTATCACATTTCGTTCAAAGTCATGATAGTATTGGGATCTACTACATCGAAGTATTTTGGTTCTAAGATGCAATTGTCTTTGTGATTGACTTCAAATAATAGTTATTCCAGAGACGCGTTAAAGTGTTTTATAGCAAGCACTTAGGAGATGGGAACAAACCTTGTTTTGATTAAACAAAACCATCAAATTTGTTTTCAGTTGAAAACCTTCAAAAGATGATTGCAATGCCTGGGGTAGCTTTTTGGGATAAGATGAGCTGGAGTTGGGTGGCATCTAACGCTGATTATTATGGCTGTAGTTCCTGACGTTTGAGCTAATACTACTAGCCTATGATTGGTTTCTGATTGTTCTCCAAACTCGTGTCACCTTTAGTCTTATTGGATTCCTTGTTAGGATTGATTTGCAGCAACTATGTTTTCCTGttcattgataattttttataatttcttttttccaACTACTGTGAAGTGCTCACCTGGAGTGGAACCTCGATGGTCTCCTGGATAAGATATGGGAGTATCTTAATTTAACTCGCATATACACAAAACCAAAAGGGATGAACCCAGACTATGAAGATCCTGTTATCCTGTCATCGAAGAGAAGGACAGTTGAGGACTTCTGCACTCGAATTCATAAAGACATGCTTAAACAATTTAAGTAGTAAGTATCCTTTCCAAAACTTCAATGCAGTATGGCGTCAAAGTCATAGCATTTTCTTTTACTTGCATACTTTGTAGCGGCAATGTGTTTTAGAAATCTGCCCTAAGATTTAGCAAttatttactctctttttttaccATATTTAGAATCTAAGTTTCAAAATTCCAGTGATTAAGTTGTTAATCTGGCCAAATGTTTACAGTGCACTTGTATGGGGATCAAGCGTAAAACACAAGCCTCAAAGAGTTGGCAAGGTTTGTTCTGATTTCTCTTATTTAAACAGAGCTATAACATCCGCCACCACTTTGCTCCTTGTTTCTTAAGACTTGGCAATCCATATTCATGTGGGCTATTTTTGTTGGATATTGTCCCAGGATCATGAACTTGAGGATGAAGATGTTGTTCAGATTATCAAGAAAGTGTGATTTGAGGATATTGGAATTTATGCCTTCATGTTTTAGGAATCCCATGAATCATATTGCTCAACATTGTAAGCTGCTGCCATTTAGGTTGTGGAGCTGGAAATTAGGTGAAAAACGTGACAGCTTGAATGTGTAATTAAAAGCCATTTTGTTGTCAAGCTCTTGTGATCTGATTATCTGGTTCCCCTTTTGCTTTGTTGCGATACACTACTAAAATACTATAGAACTAGTTGGAAACTTTCATCTTTTCTAAGTTATGAGAGAAATGGCATTAGTCACTAtaataatttcatttcatttcatcccCTAAGTACATCTATCTGTAGATCTTGTTGGATTCAAATCCAATAGATAATTCAATTTTTGGACAGGATAGTGACACCTCGTACAGAAATTATTCCTGTTTATCCATTTTCACtttgcttcttttttctttttgcttttttttttttaatctttcacGTTTTAGTCTAGTTAAGGTTAAATTTATCGGGATTTACGACATTAGGCCGTTCTTCTATtttctaatataattttttaatctttctcATTCAAATGGTtcttaatagaaaataaaaatcgaAACTTCAACTGAAATTTTTTTTGGATATCTCTTCAGTGGAAAAATGGACGAATATGCATGAATAGCTGAGGTGACAGGTTCACTCCAATTCAACTCAGCTACGAAAAGATTACCCGATTagattttaatcatttaaatttatttgaaaaataaattgaaacaaGATATTTAGCACAAGGTTATaaactattttaaataaaaatgagttttttttcactttataagtaaaattatgttttcttttttggACCACtaataaaagtaatatataaattttagctCTCAACATTTTTATAatcttattaattattaatatttattacttatttaagaTTAAAATTGTCATGTATAAACTATACACAATTATAAAAATCCTCAATGCGTTTCTTTAATtcaattagtaaaaaaaaaatttactcgtATTCATTCAGAAAGGGTTTGAAATATTCAGAAAGGGAAAGCGCAATACCTACAAGCTAGTTAGTAGCTCCAcgaaacattttatttttagtgaagaacgTGCACATACTTGAAACCAAAAccatttttcctttccttttttttcatttttttaaaaagtaagttGTTTAGAAATTGAAGAATGATGAACAAATCACGCTGCAGAAGAAGCTCTACTTTGGTTCTTCTCTGGATCATCGTTTTTTGGCACCAAATATTATCAGTAGTTTGCGAAAGAGTGCAGCTGCAGTTCAACAACGAAGATCAGAAACTATCTTTCTTTCAATTATTATCAACCTCCATTGATTTGTTCAAGAGATCTCATCTATCTTTTTGGCAAAACTTCAAATCCGTTATCTATCAATTCCAGTTGCACTTCGCCCCTCCAAATCTTGAGTAAGATTTCCTtctctttaatattttatttttattctcacAGCGAGTCTGactttacataaatatttttagattcaAACCATATTATTAGAATCGAGTGTTACTATcagaatttgaattaaataatattatttattgaatatttgaatatgttaaatattcaaattcaatATCCACAAATAAAATTGATTTGTATAGTGAATTCAAATAATAGAtatctaaatttatatttatatttcttttaaatttgttgcgtataaatattataacatttaaattcatttattttctgaATTTACATTATTTAACAT
It includes:
- the LOC107905767 gene encoding uncharacterized protein; this encodes MMNKSRCRRSSTLVLLWIIVFWHQILSVVCERVQLQFNNEDQKLSFFQLLSTSIDLFKRSHLSFWQNFKSVIYQFQLHFAPPNLDFRRRDTIEGKESESVRENMKEAVKKSIRTGEAAIKGIAKSAAKVVQKTADKVKKKKNTVSQSHDEL
- the LOC107899618 gene encoding developmentally-regulated G-protein 3, with protein sequence MATVMQKIKDIEDEMARTQKNKATAHHLGLLKAKLAKLRRELLTPSSKGGGGAGEGFDVTKSGDARVGLVGFPSVGKSTLLNKLTGTFSEVASYEFTTLTCIPGVIMYRGAKIQLLDLPGIIEGAKDGKGRGRQVISTARTCNCILIVLDAIKPITHKRLIEKELEGFGIRLNKEPPNLTFRKKDKGGINFTSTVTNTHLDLDTVKAICSEYRIHNADITLRYDATADDLIDVIEGSRIYMPCIYVVNKIDQITLEELEILDKLPHYCPISAHLEWNLDGLLDKIWEYLNLTRIYTKPKGMNPDYEDPVILSSKRRTVEDFCTRIHKDMLKQFKYALVWGSSVKHKPQRVGKDHELEDEDVVQIIKKV